A genomic window from Streptomyces sp. WMMC940 includes:
- a CDS encoding NAD-dependent epimerase/dehydratase family protein: MTSGDAIRPGTVAVLGATGGLGRQVSAVFSRAGHEVFGVARRPAPHAAGRPFVPLDVASAEPAEITGLLASRNVDVVVNVAGGWVVTEEAMHHAHVRLVDRLLAGVAALPTRPRVVHVGSIHEYGFAPPGSGIDESMTPDPSTPYARTKLAGSQAVLEATRAGDVDGVVLRAVNVCGPHPSEASFLGTVLRRLRGVMPGEPLELVIADAARDYIDVRDVASAVLRAADAAAPGAVFNIGRGEATTMRELVTTLVAVSGLPPETLKETGGPVESKGGGWTKADIRHAQRVLGWRPVIGLRDSLRDMWEAAD; the protein is encoded by the coding sequence GTGACCTCGGGTGACGCGATCCGGCCGGGCACGGTCGCCGTCCTGGGCGCGACCGGCGGCCTCGGACGACAGGTGAGCGCGGTGTTCTCGCGCGCGGGACACGAGGTGTTCGGCGTGGCCCGGCGCCCCGCGCCGCACGCCGCCGGACGCCCCTTCGTCCCGCTGGACGTGGCGTCGGCGGAGCCGGCGGAGATCACCGGCCTCCTCGCCTCGCGGAACGTGGACGTGGTGGTCAACGTCGCGGGCGGCTGGGTGGTGACCGAGGAGGCGATGCACCACGCCCATGTGCGGCTGGTGGACCGCCTCCTCGCCGGAGTCGCCGCGCTGCCGACGCGCCCGCGCGTCGTCCACGTCGGCAGCATCCACGAGTACGGCTTCGCGCCGCCCGGATCCGGCATCGACGAGTCGATGACGCCGGATCCGAGCACCCCGTACGCCCGTACCAAGCTGGCGGGCTCGCAGGCCGTCCTGGAGGCGACCCGGGCCGGGGACGTCGACGGGGTCGTGCTGCGCGCCGTCAATGTGTGCGGACCCCACCCGTCGGAGGCGAGTTTCCTGGGCACCGTGTTGCGGCGGCTGCGCGGGGTGATGCCGGGGGAGCCACTCGAACTGGTGATCGCCGACGCCGCCCGCGACTACATCGACGTACGCGACGTCGCCTCGGCGGTCCTGCGGGCCGCGGACGCGGCGGCCCCCGGCGCGGTGTTCAACATCGGGCGCGGCGAGGCGACGACGATGCGGGAGCTGGTGACGACCCTGGTCGCGGTGTCCGGATTGCCGCCCGAGACGCTCAAGGAGACCGGCGGGCCGGTGGAGAGCAAGGGCGGCGGCTGGACCAAGGCCGACATCCGCCACGCGCAACGGGTGCTGGGCTGGCGCCCCGTCATCGGTCTGCGCGATTCCCTGCGCGACATGTGGGAGGCGGCGGACTGA
- a CDS encoding acyl carrier protein, with product MSELTLPVLVEIFRECAGEAEGVDLNGEDVGDVELSALGYDSLALLEAISQVERRYSIGMPDAETRIRTLKQFLDQANEQMARRP from the coding sequence ATGAGTGAACTCACCCTGCCGGTCCTGGTCGAGATCTTCCGGGAGTGCGCCGGCGAGGCGGAGGGAGTCGATCTGAACGGCGAGGACGTCGGCGACGTCGAGCTGAGCGCCCTCGGGTACGACTCGCTCGCCCTGCTGGAGGCGATCAGCCAGGTCGAGCGGAGGTACTCGATCGGTATGCCGGACGCGGAGACCCGGATCCGGACGCTGAAGCAATTCCTCGACCAGGCCAACGAGCAGATGGCCCGGCGGCCCTGA
- a CDS encoding aromatic ring-hydroxylating oxygenase subunit alpha — translation MSTGVSTGRTAGEEHQGTARDGHDDAVDVSGAGKGAGSPSGEVTALLDELRRYLDLAPQLSLPPRAFTSPGLYELERTRVFGRSWVLVAHRDELAEPNSYVSVGIAGEQVVVTRDADGVLHGMSPICRHRMMPLVEPGAAGRADSFTCPYHLWRYGLDGRLIGATHMRRNPDFDPGSCRLPAFAVEEWHGFVYVNLDPAAAPLAPELSRISDDLANYRLDGMAQLGVWSEEWACNWKVAVENAHENYHVMGFHPETLQPSTPGGSDTDVRVDSPWALRLLIPFTKPQETYVLPLTDEERAHLYGFFVFPVASMAAAGEMVIWLSLIPQTIDRTLVRGGILVPRGALEGADVDELRRQAESYAGMINSEDRNGLEAVQRAVGSRFAARGHLSPKEPGVVAFYQNLARALLRGDGDWPGGL, via the coding sequence GTGAGCACAGGCGTGAGCACAGGCCGGACCGCCGGCGAGGAGCACCAGGGCACGGCGCGCGACGGGCACGACGACGCGGTCGACGTCAGCGGCGCCGGGAAGGGTGCCGGGTCGCCGTCCGGTGAGGTGACCGCGCTGCTGGACGAACTGCGCCGCTATCTGGACCTGGCACCGCAACTCAGCCTGCCGCCACGCGCGTTCACCTCTCCCGGGCTGTACGAGCTGGAACGCACCCGGGTCTTCGGGCGCTCCTGGGTGCTCGTCGCCCACCGCGACGAACTCGCGGAGCCGAACAGCTACGTCTCGGTCGGCATCGCGGGCGAGCAGGTGGTGGTCACCCGCGACGCGGACGGTGTGCTGCACGGCATGTCGCCGATCTGCCGGCACCGGATGATGCCGCTCGTCGAACCCGGCGCCGCCGGCCGCGCCGACTCCTTCACCTGCCCCTACCACCTGTGGAGGTACGGACTCGACGGTCGGCTCATCGGCGCCACCCATATGCGCAGGAACCCCGACTTCGACCCCGGGAGCTGCCGGCTGCCCGCCTTCGCCGTCGAGGAGTGGCACGGCTTCGTGTACGTGAACCTCGACCCGGCCGCCGCCCCCCTCGCCCCCGAACTGAGCAGGATCTCCGACGACCTGGCCAACTACCGGCTCGACGGCATGGCTCAGCTCGGGGTGTGGAGCGAGGAGTGGGCCTGCAACTGGAAGGTCGCCGTGGAGAACGCCCACGAGAACTACCACGTGATGGGCTTCCACCCGGAGACCCTCCAGCCGTCGACGCCAGGCGGGTCCGACACGGACGTACGGGTCGACTCCCCGTGGGCGCTGCGCCTTCTCATCCCGTTCACCAAGCCCCAGGAGACCTACGTCCTGCCGCTGACCGACGAGGAGAGGGCCCATCTGTACGGCTTCTTCGTCTTCCCCGTGGCGAGCATGGCCGCCGCAGGCGAAATGGTCATCTGGCTCAGTCTGATCCCGCAGACGATCGACCGGACGCTGGTCCGCGGCGGCATCCTCGTGCCGCGCGGCGCCCTCGAGGGCGCCGACGTCGACGAGTTGCGCCGGCAGGCCGAGTCGTACGCGGGAATGATCAACAGCGAGGACCGGAACGGTCTGGAGGCCGTCCAGCGCGCCGTGGGATCGCGCTTCGCCGCACGCGGCCATCTGAGCCCCAAGGAACCCGGCGTCGTGGCCTTCTACCAGAACCTGGCCAGGGCCCTGCTGCGCGGCGACGGCGACTGGCCGGGAGGGCTGTGA
- a CDS encoding class I SAM-dependent methyltransferase — MYGAELAEIYELVHRGRGKDYLQEAAAVEGQVRKRRADARTLLDVACGTGAHLRCFDELFDEVAGLELSEPMARFARAALPHVPVHVGDMRDFDLGRTYDVITCMFGSIGYLLTESALVDALRRFARHLTPGGVLAVDPWWFPETYRHGHVAGSTVTVGERTVSRVSHSVRDGAASRMNVHYLVADGASGIRHFHETHLIGLFSPEQYEAAFTAAGLGVDYVPVEPAGRGLFVGVRSAG, encoded by the coding sequence GTGTACGGAGCCGAACTCGCCGAGATCTACGAACTGGTCCACCGCGGCCGCGGCAAGGACTACCTCCAGGAGGCGGCCGCTGTGGAGGGACAGGTGCGCAAGCGCAGGGCGGATGCCCGCACGCTGCTCGACGTGGCGTGCGGCACCGGCGCGCATCTGCGGTGTTTCGACGAGCTGTTCGACGAGGTGGCCGGGCTGGAGCTGTCCGAGCCCATGGCCCGGTTCGCGCGCGCGGCGCTGCCGCACGTCCCCGTACACGTCGGTGACATGCGGGACTTCGACCTCGGCCGCACGTACGACGTCATCACCTGCATGTTCGGCTCGATCGGCTATCTGCTGACGGAGTCCGCGCTGGTCGACGCGCTGCGCCGGTTCGCCCGGCATCTGACGCCCGGCGGGGTGCTGGCCGTCGACCCGTGGTGGTTCCCCGAGACGTACCGGCACGGCCACGTCGCCGGCAGCACGGTGACCGTCGGGGAGCGGACCGTGTCCCGGGTCTCCCACTCCGTGCGGGACGGGGCGGCGTCCCGGATGAACGTGCACTACCTCGTGGCCGACGGAGCCTCCGGGATACGGCACTTCCACGAGACGCACCTGATCGGCCTGTTCTCCCCGGAGCAGTACGAGGCAGCGTTCACGGCCGCCGGTCTCGGTGTGGACTACGTCCCCGTCGAGCCCGCCGGCCGGGGCCTCTTCGTCGGCGTCCGGTCGGCCGGCTGA
- a CDS encoding activator-dependent family glycosyltransferase: MRVLFTTHTAKSHLFAQVTLAWALRAAGHEVHVAGQPDLADHITGTGLTAVTAGAALDLAAQMESYEQHDGPSGSGGAAEYGGSSEHAARDPGPRGETGPADDHRAMAERFEYWTDMTEIRPHRLSYEYMHGVFTAMTTHVFQQYSAPAMVEDLVRHARWWRPDLVVWDPLTFAGPIAARACGAAHVRLLFGLDLVGRMRESYLEAVRRLPPGQREDPMEEWLGWTVRQYGGEFGEDLVVGQRTIDPLPPSLRLPVDLDRVPMRFTTHNGSSVLPDWLREPTRRRRICLTLGVSHRELLGADRVPLGEVLAAVAGEDVEVVATLNEAQLASAGAVPDNVRVVDFVPLEALLPSCSAVIHHGGAGTFNTALGCGVPQLILPDGVWDTDHKARLLEESGAGLRVAEPGRADAGMLRGMLTRLLEERSFADAAARLGRESGRMPAPSAVVPVLEELAEANRRGARPDPTTRPDQ; the protein is encoded by the coding sequence ATGCGGGTCCTGTTCACCACACACACCGCCAAGTCCCATCTGTTCGCCCAGGTCACGCTGGCATGGGCACTGCGGGCCGCCGGCCACGAAGTCCATGTGGCCGGCCAGCCCGATCTCGCCGACCACATCACGGGCACCGGCCTGACCGCCGTCACGGCCGGTGCCGCGCTCGACCTGGCCGCCCAGATGGAGTCCTACGAGCAGCACGACGGGCCGTCCGGGTCCGGTGGGGCCGCCGAGTACGGGGGGTCCTCAGAACACGCGGCCCGGGATCCGGGACCTCGGGGCGAAACCGGGCCCGCGGACGACCACCGTGCGATGGCGGAGCGGTTCGAGTACTGGACGGACATGACCGAGATCCGTCCGCACAGGCTGTCGTACGAGTACATGCACGGTGTCTTCACCGCCATGACCACCCACGTCTTCCAGCAGTACTCCGCGCCGGCGATGGTCGAAGACCTGGTCCGCCATGCCCGGTGGTGGCGGCCGGACCTGGTCGTCTGGGACCCGCTCACCTTCGCGGGCCCCATCGCCGCGCGAGCCTGCGGCGCGGCCCACGTCCGGCTCCTGTTCGGCCTGGACCTCGTCGGCCGGATGCGCGAGTCCTACCTCGAAGCGGTGCGCCGGCTGCCCCCGGGGCAGCGGGAGGACCCGATGGAGGAGTGGCTGGGCTGGACCGTGCGGCAGTACGGCGGCGAGTTCGGCGAGGACCTCGTCGTCGGGCAGCGCACCATCGACCCGCTGCCGCCCTCACTGCGCCTCCCGGTCGACCTGGACCGGGTGCCGATGCGGTTCACCACCCACAACGGCAGCTCGGTCCTTCCCGACTGGCTGCGCGAACCGACGAGGCGCAGGCGGATCTGCCTCACGCTCGGCGTCTCGCACCGTGAGCTGCTCGGCGCCGACCGGGTGCCGCTCGGAGAGGTGCTCGCGGCGGTGGCCGGAGAGGACGTCGAGGTGGTGGCCACCCTGAACGAGGCCCAGCTCGCGTCGGCCGGCGCAGTCCCGGACAACGTACGCGTCGTGGACTTCGTCCCTTTGGAGGCCCTGCTGCCCAGTTGCTCCGCGGTGATCCACCACGGCGGCGCCGGCACCTTCAACACCGCGCTGGGCTGCGGGGTGCCCCAGCTCATTCTGCCCGACGGGGTGTGGGACACCGACCACAAGGCACGCCTGCTGGAGGAGAGCGGAGCAGGGCTCCGGGTCGCGGAACCGGGGCGGGCCGATGCCGGGATGCTGCGCGGCATGCTCACCCGGCTGCTGGAGGAACGCTCCTTCGCCGACGCCGCCGCCCGGCTGGGCCGCGAGTCGGGGCGGATGCCGGCGCCCAGTGCCGTCGTGCCCGTCCTCGAAGAGCTCGCCGAGGCCAACAGGCGCGGCGCCCGGCCGGATCCGACGACCCGGCCGGACCAGTGA
- a CDS encoding nuclear transport factor 2 family protein, with translation MPMGTSSSVDSLYAEVQQFYAHHMHLLDAGDGEGWARTFTEDGSFAPPSLPEPVVGRDALAAGVHKAAAALAEAGEVHRHLLGMVSVQPGEDGELIVRSYAQIIATPRGGSPRLHLMCVCDDALVRVDGELKVRERRVTRDDRQP, from the coding sequence ATGCCGATGGGAACCTCGTCGTCTGTCGACTCCCTCTATGCCGAAGTGCAGCAGTTCTACGCCCACCACATGCATCTGCTGGACGCCGGGGACGGCGAGGGGTGGGCGCGGACCTTCACCGAGGACGGCTCGTTCGCGCCGCCCTCGCTCCCGGAGCCCGTCGTCGGCCGGGACGCCCTGGCCGCGGGGGTGCACAAGGCCGCCGCGGCGCTGGCCGAGGCCGGCGAGGTGCATCGGCACCTGCTCGGCATGGTGTCGGTCCAGCCGGGCGAGGACGGCGAGCTGATCGTCCGTTCGTACGCGCAGATCATCGCCACGCCCCGGGGCGGCAGCCCCCGGCTCCATCTGATGTGCGTGTGCGACGACGCGCTCGTGCGGGTGGACGGCGAACTGAAGGTGCGGGAACGCCGGGTCACGCGTGACGACAGGCAGCCGTGA
- a CDS encoding class I SAM-dependent methyltransferase produces MLSCRICGGRLHEFMDFGQQPLSSGLLEPEYLGDEYFFRLAVGVCGECTMVQLTEEVPRHLMFNSHYPYLSSGSSVMRKHFEETARHFLETELARKDAFLVELGCNDGVMLRVLAEAGVRHLGVEPSQSVADLARRQGIRVTTEFFQESTAADIRKAEGQAQVVYAANTICHIPYLDSIFRGADALLAPDGVFVFEDPYLADIVDLASFDQIYDEHYYFFSVSSVSAMAERFGFELVDVERLPVHGGEVRYTVARAGRRTPSPAVAELVERERQRGLSDLETLTGFVDRVERARDELVSLLRGLRDEGRTVVGYGATAKSATVANYCGIGPDLVSFISDTTPNKQGRLTPGSHIPVRPREEFENPYPDYAVLFAWNHAEEIIAKEQQFRASGGRWILYVPDVRVV; encoded by the coding sequence ATGCTCAGTTGTCGGATCTGCGGCGGTCGGCTGCACGAGTTCATGGACTTCGGACAGCAGCCGCTCTCCAGTGGGCTCCTCGAACCGGAGTACCTCGGCGACGAGTACTTCTTCCGGCTGGCCGTCGGCGTCTGCGGGGAGTGCACCATGGTCCAGCTCACCGAGGAAGTGCCGCGTCACCTGATGTTCAACAGTCACTACCCGTACCTGTCGTCCGGGTCCTCCGTGATGCGCAAGCACTTCGAGGAGACCGCTCGGCACTTCCTGGAGACCGAGCTCGCCCGGAAGGACGCCTTCCTGGTCGAGCTGGGCTGCAACGACGGGGTCATGCTCCGCGTCCTGGCCGAGGCCGGCGTCCGGCACCTGGGCGTCGAGCCGTCGCAGAGCGTGGCCGACCTCGCCCGCCGCCAGGGCATCCGGGTCACCACCGAGTTCTTCCAGGAGTCGACGGCGGCGGACATCCGCAAGGCCGAGGGACAGGCGCAGGTCGTCTACGCGGCCAACACGATCTGCCACATCCCCTATCTGGACTCGATCTTCCGGGGAGCGGACGCGCTGCTCGCTCCGGACGGGGTGTTCGTCTTCGAGGACCCGTACCTCGCCGACATCGTCGACCTCGCCTCCTTCGACCAGATCTACGACGAGCACTACTACTTCTTCTCCGTCTCCTCCGTGAGCGCCATGGCCGAGCGGTTCGGCTTTGAACTGGTCGACGTGGAGCGGCTGCCCGTGCACGGCGGCGAGGTGCGCTACACCGTCGCTCGCGCGGGGCGGCGCACCCCCTCGCCCGCGGTCGCCGAGCTGGTGGAGCGGGAGCGGCAGCGGGGGCTGTCGGACCTCGAAACCCTCACGGGCTTCGTCGACCGTGTGGAGCGGGCCCGGGACGAGCTCGTCTCACTGCTCCGCGGACTGCGGGACGAGGGCCGGACGGTCGTCGGGTACGGGGCCACGGCCAAGAGCGCAACGGTGGCCAACTACTGCGGCATCGGGCCCGACCTCGTCTCCTTCATCTCCGACACCACCCCCAACAAGCAGGGGCGGCTGACACCGGGCTCGCACATCCCGGTGCGGCCACGGGAGGAGTTCGAGAACCCCTACCCCGACTACGCCGTGCTGTTCGCCTGGAACCACGCCGAGGAGATCATCGCCAAGGAGCAGCAGTTCCGTGCCTCGGGCGGCAGGTGGATCCTCTACGTCCCGGACGTCCGTGTGGTGTGA